In Helicobacter mastomyrinus, a single genomic region encodes these proteins:
- a CDS encoding phage terminase large subunit family protein, translating to MTLKEVFAQSIFLKPKLNLYEWSEKYRVLSQESSAIFGKFNALSYQIEPMKCISEPNIREVVLMWGAQLGKSEILNNAIGYYIHQDPSTILFLLPTEDMAEDYSKRRLAPMFRDTKELKELIFDREANNTILIKNFKGGNLALVGSNSPSKLSSKPIKVLIVDEVDRCENTKEGHSIDLAQKRTNTYYDRKIIKVSTPTIKGHSLIESEYELSDKRKYFVPCPECGYFQVLSFENIKWEQSEKGEHNLESVAYSCIECGSLWSEVEKNKAVSAGEWRATKEIKGENLKVGFYLNALYSPFFTLKDIVKDFLDSKDNIAKFQVFVNTIKTESFEPPSVKFQENELYARREDYTPTTLSDDIIFITSGVDIQGDRIEIEFKGFGLGYENWGIKHSVIYGDTKQSEVWGRAYKELKEVFYTKSGRKLRSSIALIDSGFNKERVYSFVKLDARFFASKGASESGQKKDFITPSKKVASGVRLFSIGTYAGKSEVFKLLRVDEVGAGYCHFAQSYSLEYFQQLTAEKLVKTKTPSGYSTYRWEKIRERNEGLDLFVLCLAGAKIMKLDSLDFVRN from the coding sequence ATGACATTAAAAGAAGTATTTGCACAATCAATCTTTCTTAAGCCTAAACTCAATCTCTATGAATGGAGTGAGAAATACAGAGTATTGAGCCAAGAATCTAGTGCAATCTTTGGTAAATTTAACGCGCTAAGCTATCAAATTGAACCTATGAAGTGTATCAGTGAGCCGAATATAAGAGAGGTGGTTTTAATGTGGGGAGCACAACTAGGTAAAAGCGAGATTCTTAATAATGCCATAGGTTATTATATCCACCAAGACCCAAGCACGATATTGTTTTTACTCCCCACAGAAGATATGGCAGAAGATTATAGCAAAAGGCGTTTAGCTCCTATGTTTAGAGATACCAAAGAATTAAAGGAGCTTATTTTTGATAGAGAAGCAAATAATACAATTTTGATTAAAAATTTCAAAGGTGGGAATCTTGCTCTAGTAGGGAGCAACTCTCCCTCTAAGCTCTCGAGTAAGCCTATTAAAGTGCTTATCGTTGATGAGGTGGATAGATGTGAAAACACCAAAGAAGGGCACAGCATTGATTTAGCACAAAAACGAACAAATACCTATTATGATAGAAAGATTATAAAAGTATCAACCCCAACAATTAAAGGACATAGTCTTATAGAATCTGAATATGAGCTAAGTGATAAGCGTAAATATTTTGTGCCTTGCCCAGAATGTGGATATTTTCAAGTATTAAGTTTTGAAAATATCAAATGGGAGCAAAGCGAGAAAGGAGAACATAACTTAGAATCTGTAGCTTACTCCTGCATAGAATGTGGGAGCTTATGGAGTGAAGTAGAGAAAAACAAAGCTGTAAGTGCGGGAGAGTGGAGGGCTACAAAAGAGATAAAAGGAGAAAATCTTAAAGTAGGATTCTATCTTAATGCCCTATACTCTCCCTTTTTTACACTCAAAGATATAGTCAAGGATTTTTTGGATTCTAAAGATAATATTGCAAAGTTTCAAGTCTTTGTCAATACAATAAAAACTGAATCGTTTGAGCCTCCTAGTGTGAAATTCCAAGAAAATGAGCTTTATGCTAGGAGAGAAGATTACACACCTACAACGCTAAGTGATGATATTATCTTTATCACGAGTGGTGTGGATATACAAGGCGATAGAATAGAAATTGAGTTTAAAGGCTTTGGGCTAGGCTATGAAAATTGGGGGATAAAACATAGCGTTATTTATGGAGACACAAAACAAAGCGAGGTTTGGGGAAGGGCGTATAAGGAATTAAAAGAGGTATTTTATACCAAAAGTGGCAGAAAACTAAGAAGCTCTATTGCACTTATTGATAGTGGATTCAACAAAGAGAGGGTATATAGCTTTGTCAAACTTGATGCACGATTTTTTGCTTCTAAAGGAGCAAGTGAGAGTGGGCAAAAAAAGGACTTTATCACACCTAGCAAAAAAGTAGCAAGTGGCGTAAGGCTTTTTAGCATTGGCACTTATGCAGGCAAGAGTGAAGTATTTAAGCTTCTTAGGGTTGATGAGGTGGGAGCGGGGTATTGTCATTTTGCCCAAAGCTACTCTTTAGAATATTTCCAACAGCTCACTGCTGAAAAACTTGTAAAAACAAAAACGCCTAGCGGATATAGCACTTATCGTTGGGAGAAAATAAGAGAACGCAATGAGGGATTAGATTTATTTGTGCTATGTCTCGCAGGAGCTAAGATAATGAAACTAGATAGCTTAGATTTTGTGAGGAATTAA